A single genomic interval of Flavihumibacter rivuli harbors:
- a CDS encoding MFS transporter, with translation MASTSPIQTSVENAVQKPNLSFWQIWNMCFGFFGIQFGWSLQMGNMSAIYEFLGASPEEIPGLWLAAPMTGLIVQPIIGYLSDRTWHPKLGRRRPFFLVGAILSSIALLFMPNSSAIWMAAGLLWILDSSINISMEPFRAFVADNLNEKQRPFGFAMQSMFIGLASFVAGYLPSLLVKWFGFSREKVGGSIPENIQWSFYIGGFVFFLAVLYTVVFSKEYPPADLVGWKQKVKESNKGFGGGVKEIIHSIQHMPNQMKRLALVNFLTWPGLFLMWFYYSTGVASDIFGGDPKTNSDVYTQGLEHANTTSAILNLVTFLFSFSLPFWVSKLGKKWTHTICLLIGGIGLIWVNFIQNPSLLYVAMSMVGIAWASILSMPYSMLASHLPEDKIGIYMGIFNFFIVLPEIIASLFFGKIMSTFLNNDRLVAVLIGGILLCIAAIACILVVKEERDDKKSMLA, from the coding sequence ATGGCTTCAACTTCCCCAATCCAAACTTCTGTAGAAAATGCGGTCCAGAAACCCAACCTGAGTTTCTGGCAGATCTGGAACATGTGCTTCGGCTTTTTCGGAATTCAATTCGGCTGGTCCCTCCAGATGGGTAATATGAGCGCTATTTATGAATTCCTCGGTGCCAGTCCCGAAGAGATTCCCGGCCTATGGTTGGCGGCTCCCATGACCGGCCTGATCGTGCAACCGATCATTGGTTACCTGAGCGATCGCACCTGGCATCCCAAACTCGGCAGGCGTCGTCCCTTCTTCCTGGTGGGGGCCATCCTGAGTTCCATAGCCTTATTGTTCATGCCCAATTCCTCCGCCATCTGGATGGCCGCAGGTTTACTCTGGATCCTGGACAGTAGCATCAATATCAGCATGGAACCCTTCCGCGCCTTTGTTGCGGATAACCTGAATGAAAAACAGCGTCCATTCGGTTTTGCCATGCAGAGTATGTTCATCGGCCTCGCCTCTTTTGTGGCAGGATACCTGCCCTCACTGCTGGTAAAATGGTTTGGCTTCTCCCGCGAAAAAGTAGGCGGTTCCATCCCGGAGAATATCCAATGGTCCTTCTATATCGGCGGCTTCGTTTTCTTCCTGGCCGTGTTGTATACGGTGGTGTTCAGTAAGGAGTATCCACCCGCCGACCTGGTAGGATGGAAACAAAAAGTAAAAGAAAGCAATAAAGGATTTGGCGGCGGCGTGAAAGAGATCATCCATTCCATCCAACATATGCCCAACCAGATGAAAAGGCTGGCATTGGTGAACTTCCTTACCTGGCCCGGGCTTTTCCTGATGTGGTTCTATTACAGCACAGGGGTGGCCAGCGATATTTTTGGCGGCGACCCTAAAACTAATAGTGATGTATATACGCAAGGATTAGAACATGCCAATACCACTTCGGCCATCCTTAACCTGGTGACCTTCCTTTTTTCCTTTTCTCTGCCTTTCTGGGTATCCAAACTAGGCAAGAAATGGACCCACACTATTTGCCTGCTGATCGGCGGCATTGGCCTGATCTGGGTGAACTTCATCCAGAACCCCAGCCTGCTCTATGTTGCCATGAGCATGGTGGGCATTGCCTGGGCATCCATCCTGTCCATGCCTTATTCCATGCTGGCCAGTCACCTGCCTGAAGATAAGATCGGCATCTACATGGGTATCTTCAACTTCTTCATCGTATTACCGGAGATCATCGCTTCCCTGTTCTTTGGCAAGATCATGTCCACCTTCCTGAACAACGACCGCCTGGTTGCCGTTCTGATCGGTGGCATCCTGCTCTGCATTGCAGCGATCGCTTGTATCCTGGTGGTGAAAGAGGAAAGGGACGACAAGAAATCCATGCTGGCATAA
- a CDS encoding glycoside hydrolase family 13 protein: MNRNLILSFVLCLFSLATIAQEVAVYPTNWWVGMKNPRVQLMVHGKDIGKGQITIAPYPGVKLEKVQKAENPNYVFLDLLISPSAKPGQLSIQCSPEGKKQKIFYPLNARRAGKGTAFAQGVTSSDLVYLLIPDRFSNGDPSNDRIAGLRDQSLNRDSIFHRHGGDIKGIINHLDYLDDMGVTALWPLPVWENNMPDRTEHGYAITNHYKVEPRLGTNDDYKALANALHKRGMKLIQDIVYNHTGLYHFFVQDKPMKDWLHEWPTYTNTTYKDQAIFDPYAAPSDRKRMLDGWFTPQMPDLNHGNPFVANFLIQHAIWSVEEFGVDGYRIDTYIYNDLDFMNRCNKALLEEYPKLSIFGETWVHGVPNQSYFCENSLNLPFKSNLPATTDFQTLFYGIQETLTRPFGWTDGVNKLYTTTAQDFMYKDPTRQVIFLDNHDLARFYSVIGEDTAKYKVALSWLLTFRGVPQLYYGNELLMTGFTNPDGWVRLDFKGGWANDSVNKFTASGRTAKENDIFNHIRKLARYRKNSTALKTGKFMQYVPEDGVYVYFRYDNNQTIMCVLNQNTADKTIDPQRFVERVKGFRKGKDIVTDTEYDLGTKMQLRPMSLLVLELKN; encoded by the coding sequence ATGAATCGTAATCTTATCTTATCGTTTGTTTTATGCTTATTCTCCCTGGCCACTATTGCACAGGAAGTAGCGGTGTACCCAACCAATTGGTGGGTGGGCATGAAGAACCCAAGGGTGCAACTGATGGTCCATGGAAAGGATATTGGTAAAGGGCAAATAACCATAGCGCCTTACCCGGGTGTAAAGTTGGAGAAGGTCCAGAAGGCCGAGAACCCCAATTATGTTTTCCTTGACCTGCTGATCAGTCCATCAGCCAAACCCGGACAGCTTTCCATTCAATGTTCCCCGGAAGGAAAGAAACAAAAGATCTTCTATCCCTTGAACGCAAGAAGGGCAGGGAAGGGAACCGCTTTTGCACAGGGCGTTACCTCATCTGACCTGGTGTACCTGCTGATCCCGGACCGTTTCAGCAATGGTGATCCATCCAACGACAGGATCGCCGGCCTGCGCGACCAGTCGCTGAACAGGGACTCCATCTTCCATCGCCATGGCGGGGACATCAAAGGCATCATCAACCACCTCGATTACCTGGATGATATGGGGGTTACCGCGCTCTGGCCCTTGCCTGTTTGGGAAAACAATATGCCAGACCGCACGGAGCATGGATACGCTATTACCAACCACTACAAGGTTGAGCCCAGGCTGGGGACCAATGATGATTACAAGGCTTTGGCCAATGCCCTACACAAAAGGGGCATGAAGCTGATCCAGGATATTGTGTACAACCATACCGGCCTATACCACTTTTTTGTGCAGGATAAGCCCATGAAGGACTGGCTGCATGAATGGCCAACTTATACCAATACCACCTATAAGGATCAGGCCATCTTCGATCCCTATGCGGCCCCTTCCGATCGCAAGCGGATGCTGGATGGTTGGTTCACGCCACAAATGCCCGACCTCAACCATGGTAATCCTTTTGTTGCCAATTTCCTGATCCAGCATGCCATCTGGAGCGTGGAAGAATTTGGGGTGGATGGTTACAGGATCGATACCTATATCTACAACGACCTTGATTTCATGAACCGTTGCAATAAGGCCCTGCTGGAGGAATATCCCAAGCTCTCCATCTTTGGGGAGACCTGGGTGCATGGAGTGCCCAACCAGAGTTATTTCTGTGAGAACTCCCTCAACCTGCCCTTCAAAAGCAACCTGCCGGCCACTACGGATTTCCAAACCCTTTTTTATGGTATCCAGGAAACCCTGACCAGGCCTTTTGGCTGGACCGACGGCGTGAATAAACTCTACACCACTACAGCCCAGGATTTCATGTACAAGGATCCCACCCGCCAGGTGATCTTCCTCGATAACCATGACCTGGCAAGGTTCTATTCGGTGATAGGGGAGGATACGGCAAAGTATAAAGTTGCCCTTTCCTGGTTGCTGACCTTCAGGGGAGTACCCCAACTCTATTATGGCAATGAATTGCTCATGACCGGCTTTACCAATCCCGATGGTTGGGTGCGCCTCGATTTCAAGGGCGGCTGGGCAAATGATTCGGTGAATAAATTCACTGCGTCAGGAAGAACGGCAAAAGAGAACGACATCTTCAACCATATCCGCAAACTGGCCCGCTACCGCAAGAACTCAACCGCGCTGAAGACAGGTAAGTTCATGCAATATGTTCCGGAAGATGGGGTATATGTGTATTTCCGTTATGACAATAACCAAACCATTATGTGTGTGCTGAACCAGAACACGGCGGACAAGACCATTGACCCGCAGCGATTCGTGGAAAGGGTGAAAGGTTTCAGGAAAGGAAAGGATATCGTGACCGATACCGAATACGACCTTGGCACAAAAATGCAGCTGCGGCCCATGAGCCTGCTGGTGCTGGAATTGAAGAACTAA